A genomic region of Streptomyces sp. R33 contains the following coding sequences:
- a CDS encoding alpha/beta fold hydrolase has translation MSENWRKAGWAGAAIGVIAAGAAAGVAVERITVGRGMRRKARLALDATGDYGSLRGTAGACYAEDGTELYYEVDEPSEGPKKRPRLRRKEPAAPTVVFCHGYCLGQDSWHFQRAALRGMVRAVYWDQRSHGRSARGFSQADGERVSIDQLGRDLKAVIEAAAPEGPLILVGHSMGGMTIMALAEQFPELVRDRVIGVALVGTSSGHLDQVTYGLPSVGMGAVRRILPPVLRALGSQVELVEKGRRATADLFAGMIKMYSFGVPREVDPGVARFAERLIEATPIDVVAEFYPAFQIHDKSAALQRFADIPVTVIAGDRDMVTPAAHSQAIKDALPAAELVVLESAGHLMMLEYPDTVTGLLTDLLARTGAVPAATNVGGHGRSTAGSAGAPQSDTAASGTAAGS, from the coding sequence GTGAGCGAGAACTGGCGCAAAGCCGGCTGGGCCGGCGCCGCGATCGGGGTGATAGCCGCAGGTGCGGCCGCCGGCGTCGCGGTCGAACGGATCACGGTCGGCCGCGGCATGCGCCGCAAGGCGCGCCTCGCGCTCGACGCCACCGGGGACTACGGCTCCCTGCGCGGGACCGCCGGGGCCTGCTACGCGGAGGACGGCACCGAGCTCTACTACGAGGTCGACGAGCCGTCCGAGGGCCCGAAGAAGCGGCCCCGGCTGCGCCGCAAGGAACCGGCCGCCCCGACCGTCGTGTTCTGCCACGGCTACTGCCTCGGCCAGGACTCCTGGCACTTCCAGCGCGCCGCCCTGCGCGGAATGGTCCGCGCCGTGTACTGGGACCAGCGCAGCCACGGCCGCAGTGCGCGCGGGTTCTCCCAGGCCGACGGCGAGCGCGTGAGCATCGACCAGCTCGGGCGCGACCTGAAGGCCGTCATCGAGGCCGCCGCGCCCGAGGGCCCGCTGATCCTCGTGGGCCACTCGATGGGCGGCATGACGATCATGGCGCTGGCCGAGCAGTTCCCCGAGCTCGTCCGCGACCGGGTGATCGGCGTCGCGCTCGTCGGCACCTCGAGCGGGCACCTCGACCAGGTGACGTACGGGCTGCCCTCGGTCGGGATGGGGGCCGTACGCCGCATCCTGCCGCCCGTGCTCAGGGCTCTCGGCTCGCAGGTGGAGCTGGTGGAGAAGGGCCGCCGGGCCACCGCCGACCTCTTCGCGGGCATGATCAAGATGTACTCGTTCGGCGTCCCGCGCGAGGTGGACCCGGGCGTCGCGCGCTTCGCCGAGCGGCTCATCGAGGCCACCCCGATCGACGTGGTCGCCGAGTTCTACCCGGCCTTCCAGATCCACGACAAGAGCGCCGCCCTCCAGCGGTTCGCCGACATCCCCGTCACCGTCATCGCCGGCGACCGCGACATGGTCACCCCGGCCGCGCACAGCCAGGCCATCAAGGACGCGCTGCCGGCCGCGGAGCTCGTGGTCCTGGAGTCCGCCGGGCACCTGATGATGCTGGAGTACCCCGACACGGTGACCGGGCTGCTCACCGACCTGCTGGCGCGCACGGGTGCGGTGCCCGCAGCGACTAACGTTGGCGGACATGGAAGAAGTACCGCTGGAAGCGCCGGCGCCCCGCAGTCAGACACCGCAGCGTCAGGCACCGCAGCAGGCAGCTGA